AGCCAAGCTGGTGCAGATAGAGCAGCGGAGTCGTATTCGAAATGACATCAGGCATTTCTTATTTCGCCCAGTAGTTCCTCCTCGCTCTGCTGAAAAGTAGCGACGCCGTAGGCGCCCAGTCGCGAAAGAAACTGAACCCGTGAAACGCCGGCCAGTCGCGCCGCAGCCCCAGATGACAGTTTCTTCAGCTCGAACAGTTTAACGGCCGCGAGCATTCGCAACTCGGCACCGGCTTGCTCCGGGGATTCCGCCAAAGCAGCGACCGCATCGTCAGGAATTGTGAGTGTGAGTTCGTGCATGCCTAGCTCCTTGATGGTCGATCATTCCGCAGCAATCGGACCCGGTTGCCGAGCCGCGCACCTTGAATTCTACTCCAGCCCGCGAGCGAAACCAAACTCAATGCGCCGCTACGATCCGTGGATTATGAGGCAATTGCCAAGCCCGCCACCGTTTGCGTCTGGCTGACGCGCGGCAAAGGAGAATCAACGCGAGGGTGTGCCCGCGGCGCTGCTGGCGTGAGGAACGGACGACGAGCAACCGGGCACAGGGCCCGGACGTGGCGGCGTTGCGCATCCCGCGACGAAAAACCCCTTCGTCGCCGCGCAACTTTTCAGCGGGAAATTCGAAGATGGCCAACTCGCGCAATTTGCGGTGACCTTGTGCGCAGTTGGCCATCTCGACACCTATTGTGGTCGGTCAGTCCGACCAGATTCGCTCAAGTTGCAAGACAAAACCCGGCAGCACGGGACCGCCGCTGATCGTCCGCGGCGCTTTGAGCGTCTGCGGTTTCTTGCCGGGACGATAAACCTCGACGCGGCGAGCCATTGGATCGATGAGCCACCCCAGCCGTACGCCAAGCTCGACGTACTCGTGCATCTTGGCGCGCAACGGCCTGAGTGAATCGCTCTCGGACCTGATCTCGACCACAAAGTCGGGTGCCAAGGGGGGAAATTTTTTTCGTTGAGCGCGGGTCAGGGCGCGCCACCGATCGCGCGCGACCCAGGCAGCGTCCGGCGAACGCAGGGGACCGCCGGGCAAGCGAAAGCCGGTCGATGAATCGAAGACCTCGCCTTGACGCACGCGCTCGTTCCAGGCAACAAGCTGATAGTTGAGGCCGGAATTGGATCGTCCCGTCTCACCGCCGGAGGGAGGCATGACGATCAGATCTCCGCTGCCTGTGCGCTCGATCCGCAAATCGCGATTGCGCTGGCAGAACTCAAAGAACTCGTCCTCGCTGAAGCGGTTAATCGCCGGTCCGAAGTGGAGCACCAGCGGTGAGCCGATCGAATCGGTAGTGACGGTGGCCATAGTTGTCGTTCCCGCGCTCTTTGCATTAACGATAACCGCATCGGGACCCGACTGGAAGCCGGCTGGCATCCGCCGAACGACTAAAAAACCGATGCGCCAAGCCGCCGGAGCGCCGGACACAAGGCCCCGACGTGACAGATGTCGCGGGCGGCGCACCAAGACCGGGCAGGCGAGACGCCTACACCACAAGCCCGCTCCGCTCACGCTCGTCCCCGTGGCCGGCACGAACGACCGGCTGACGCGCCGCCCGCCGCCAACGACTCTTCTCCGCCTCTGGAACATGGTGCGCGCCATCCGTTCCGCAGAGCGAGACCATTTTGGTGGTTACCTCCGCGAAGTATACGGAAATGAGGTGAAGGCCAAGCGATTGCTGAAGCGTAAGCGATTTGGCGAAGCCCAACGAGACGTCGAAATCGCCCCCTCGGAGTGCTTGAGGCTGGCGAATTCGTTGCTGACCAAAGGCAAAGCGGCGAGAGGCCAACCGACCAACAATCCAACGTTTCTGGAGATTGTCGCCTTCAGCCGGCAGGTGCTCAGCTTCGTTCACGCGGTGCTCGACATCGCAGCAGGTTTCAGCGTACAAGTCTTTGCTTCGATGCTGGCGCCCGATGCGCCGAGGCCAGAATCCGGCAGGCTCCGCAAGGATTACGTCTACCTGTTTGAGCGATACTTCTACTACCTTGAAACGCTTCCGCCCCGCGAGCGTGGAATTGTCGTCTTTGACGAGCTGGAGAAATCCCAGTCGCACCGCCTGCTGGAACAGATGGCCGCCTACTTTCTCGGCAGTCCGACCGGCCAGTATCGCAGTTCGCGGATCGTTCCCGAGCCCTTCTTCGTGCATTCCGACCTGACGACGGGCGTGTTCTTGGCAGACTTGACCGCGTACATTCTCGGCTGGGGCTGGCGGACGAGCCGCATGCCGCAGGCTGTTCGCGAGGAGCTGCGCGCCTACGCGGCGAAACTGCACGACATGCAGTTTCACGGGCAAAAGCCAAAAACCGACCAGAGTGGCTATTGGCAGTTGCACGGCATCACCTATCTCGACGATCTTCGCGGCCAATGGGAGCGAGGTGATGAGCCGTAAAAAAACGAAGGCAGTGGCCAGCCCTTGCGAGCCAACCAAAGCCTCCACTCAAATTATAGCCGATTTGCCATGTTAGTCAAAACCAACTCGCCGCTCGCGAGGTCAGCCTCGCAAGTCACGCGCTTGAGCGACGCGAGCTCGGTCGGGGCGTGGGGCTCGCGGCCGGTCGCCCTTTAGCTCGTCACGCGTCGGCGAATCGCTGCGGCAGGCGAGCATCGCGCCCACGTACCACAGGAATACGTGTGTGTCGAGAAGCAGCCTCGTTGGCCCCAAATAACTTGACGACCTCATCGGGCAACGGGCGATCGAGGTCGTCCGGAACGGTGAAGCCGCCCGCGGCACGGCCAAACGCGGGGGGCACATCGCGGGCCGGGAAATGGGCTGGATTTCAGCGATCGCAATGTCGCCGCGAACAACCAGTATCGGCTCGCCGGCCTCGATGCGATGGAGGAACGCCAGCGGATCGTGCTCGATTTCCTGAACGCTGATTTGAGTCGTACATGGCGGGCGAACGTCGCATCGCGATTGACAAGCCGTTGCATGCCCATCGGCGCGGCGTTACGATAGCGTTCCAAACGAGGTTACATTTCCATGCCCGCTTCACGAGGAGGCTCGCCATGTCGTTCAGGCTTTTTGTCGTCGCGTGCCCGGTCGTCGCTTTCGCCCTTGTCGCGGCGCCGGCCTTTGGCGACAAGCCGGTGACCCTCGTCAAGGTTCGGCTACAGGGCGGCCGAAGCGTGGTGGGCGAGTTGATCGAGCAATCGCCCGCGCGCCTTAAGTTGCGCGAACTGAAAAGCGGCAAGGAAACCAGCTTCGCACAGGACGAGTTGCTGAAGGTCGACCGCGATCTTGCCGACGGCGACGCCATCGCCTCGGCGGGCCTGCCCGCCTTCGTGGCCTGGAAGTTGTCGCGCGAGCAAGTCGGCTCAGCTTCGGGCAAAATCGCCGACGTGAAGCCGACGGCGATTTACTTGACTATCGGCACGAAAGCCGGCGCTGAAAAAGGGCAGAAGCTCACCGTCTACCGCGACGAGGGCGAGGTCAAGGATCCTGACTCCGGCGAGGTGCTCGAACGCCAACGCGCAAAGATCGCCCAGCTCGAAATCACCGAGGCCAGAGAAAAGTTCAGCAAGGCGAAGCTGCTCGGCAACCTGGAAGTCCAACTTCGCATCGGCGACGAGGTCGAGACAGACCAGAACGGCACGGCCATCGCCGTTCTGCCGCCGGTCGATCAAGACGGCAACCGCACCACCGGCGGCGAGAAGCTCGCCGAGGAGCTGACCACGGCGCTGGTGAATCGGGGCGTCAAAGTGGTCGAGCGGACGCTCTTGGACAAAGCGCTGGCCGAGTTGGAATTGCAGCAGGAAGCCGCATTCGACGAGGCAAGCGCGCGAAACCTCGGCAAGCAGCTTGGAGCGCGTGCGATCATGACCGGCCGCGCCGTGCAAACCGGCCGCGTGCTCGACGTCCACGTTCGGCTGATCAAGGTCGACACCGGCGAGGTCGTCCTCGCCGCTTCGCAGAAAAAGAACGGCAGCCTTGGCGACGTCGTCGGCGATGCGGGCGCAAAGGGCCCGAAACCGTCGTCCGGCGGCGACCTGTTAAGCCGTATTGACCTTGCCGTGCATGCTCACTCGGGCAACGTAAAAGCATCAGGTAAATCGGTGATCGTTGGCCCTCAATCCGCGCTATCGATTCCACCATTCTCTTCGAGCGGCGATTACGAGCTTGAAATCGGTTTTGTAAGGACGGGCGGGTCCGACGCCTTAGTCGGCGCATTGCCGATAGGGAACGGCCACTTCAACTTTGGCTTGAGCTCCGAGTATGGCAGGCAGCATAACCTGATGAGCGCGGCCCACCAGCCCGGTAGCCTACAAAATGGCAGGCACTATACCCTCCGTCTTCGCGTCAAACACAAGGGCGGTAGCGGAGACGTGGAAATGTTCCTCGATGGCGAGAGCATCGTGAAGACCCAGTTTGCCATTTCCCCCGCCGACCGCGAGTGGGCCGGCATTCAGCCCGGCTGGATTCCGGCGATCAAGTCGCAGAATGCGACGTACGAAATCCAGTCGATCACCCTCAAGCGGTTGTAACAGGCCACTTTGTCCCGTCGTGAGGAGGAGCGTGCATGTTCTACGAGCCGGTGCCAAGCGAGCGCTATTTCGAGCGCGATCGGAAGTACGCCGAGATCAACTGGACATATTTCCCGGGAATCGTCGATGCATTCGAGCGGCGGATACGAGGCTGGTACATTGAGCCAATCGAGATATTGCTTGAGCGCGGGGTGAATCGACACGTTCGCCGGGTTGTTTGCTGCTTGGCGAATCGCCACGACGGCGGGCACTACTCGTTTGCCGTTATGGCAATGACGT
This genomic stretch from Pirellulales bacterium harbors:
- a CDS encoding UPF0175 family protein, translating into MHELTLTIPDDAVAALAESPEQAGAELRMLAAVKLFELKKLSSGAAARLAGVSRVQFLSRLGAYGVATFQQSEEELLGEIRNA
- a CDS encoding Uma2 family endonuclease, which codes for MATVTTDSIGSPLVLHFGPAINRFSEDEFFEFCQRNRDLRIERTGSGDLIVMPPSGGETGRSNSGLNYQLVAWNERVRQGEVFDSSTGFRLPGGPLRSPDAAWVARDRWRALTRAQRKKFPPLAPDFVVEIRSESDSLRPLRAKMHEYVELGVRLGWLIDPMARRVEVYRPGKKPQTLKAPRTISGGPVLPGFVLQLERIWSD
- a CDS encoding DUF3800 domain-containing protein yields the protein MKAKRLLKRKRFGEAQRDVEIAPSECLRLANSLLTKGKAARGQPTNNPTFLEIVAFSRQVLSFVHAVLDIAAGFSVQVFASMLAPDAPRPESGRLRKDYVYLFERYFYYLETLPPRERGIVVFDELEKSQSHRLLEQMAAYFLGSPTGQYRSSRIVPEPFFVHSDLTTGVFLADLTAYILGWGWRTSRMPQAVREELRAYAAKLHDMQFHGQKPKTDQSGYWQLHGITYLDDLRGQWERGDEP
- a CDS encoding FlgO family outer membrane protein; this encodes MKPTAIYLTIGTKAGAEKGQKLTVYRDEGEVKDPDSGEVLERQRAKIAQLEITEAREKFSKAKLLGNLEVQLRIGDEVETDQNGTAIAVLPPVDQDGNRTTGGEKLAEELTTALVNRGVKVVERTLLDKALAELELQQEAAFDEASARNLGKQLGARAIMTGRAVQTGRVLDVHVRLIKVDTGEVVLAASQKKNGSLGDVVGDAGAKGPKPSSGGDLLSRIDLAVHAHSGNVKASGKSVIVGPQSALSIPPFSSSGDYELEIGFVRTGGSDALVGALPIGNGHFNFGLSSEYGRQHNLMSAAHQPGSLQNGRHYTLRLRVKHKGGSGDVEMFLDGESIVKTQFAISPADREWAGIQPGWIPAIKSQNATYEIQSITLKRL